In Sphingobacterium sp. PCS056, the following proteins share a genomic window:
- a CDS encoding sodium:solute symporter family transporter — protein sequence MEKFATVDYVIFVVYFIIVAGYGYWIYSRKTAANNSSKDYFLAEGSLTWWAIGASLIASNISAEQFIGMSGNGFEVGIAVAAYELIAAVALIIVAVWFIPVYLKNKIFTMPQFLNNRYNETTSLIMAVFWLFLYVFVNLTSILYLGAIAISSMAGGGDSFHLIMVALAVFAVIITLGGMRVIGFTDVIQVVVLIIGGIATTYVALTLVSEHFGLGKDVLAGFNKLMEDSPKHFEMIVDKPGVGATQEEINKYLMLPGIGMYLAGIWIVNLNYWGCNQYITQRALGADLKTARMGILFAGLLKLLMPLIVMLPGIAAYVLYKNGALQEEMAPGGVFHADNAYSAILGHLPNGMKGLALAALTAAIVAGLAGKANSIATIYTLDIYKKYINTAASEAKMVWIGKITIVVSIVVAVLFTWNDTLGIGGAGGFTFIQKYTGFISPGVFAMFLLGMFWKRTTGPAAITGLISGFGLSIFFNEFATKVFGPETWLYTAYINKSGHYEIPFQICMGLAFAFTLALMIGVSLFGPKENPKAFALDKKMFKVEPSILVLIVVTLLLVTAIYVRFW from the coding sequence ATGGAAAAATTTGCAACAGTAGATTACGTCATCTTCGTCGTCTACTTCATTATTGTAGCTGGATATGGCTACTGGATCTACAGCAGAAAAACAGCTGCCAACAATAGTAGTAAGGACTATTTCTTGGCAGAAGGTTCTTTGACATGGTGGGCTATCGGAGCATCGTTGATTGCATCCAATATCTCTGCCGAACAATTTATTGGAATGAGCGGTAATGGTTTTGAGGTCGGTATTGCCGTAGCGGCCTACGAGCTGATTGCTGCTGTGGCTTTAATCATTGTGGCCGTGTGGTTTATACCGGTCTACCTGAAGAACAAGATCTTCACGATGCCCCAGTTTTTAAACAATCGATACAATGAAACGACCAGTCTGATTATGGCTGTTTTCTGGCTTTTCTTATATGTGTTTGTCAACTTAACGTCGATCTTATACCTCGGAGCAATCGCCATATCAAGTATGGCTGGTGGCGGAGATAGCTTTCACCTGATCATGGTCGCATTGGCTGTATTTGCTGTCATTATCACATTGGGTGGTATGCGCGTGATCGGTTTTACCGATGTGATTCAAGTGGTGGTTTTGATCATCGGCGGTATTGCTACGACTTATGTGGCTTTAACTTTGGTGAGTGAGCACTTTGGTCTTGGAAAAGATGTTTTGGCCGGTTTCAATAAACTCATGGAAGATTCACCTAAGCATTTTGAAATGATCGTGGATAAACCAGGTGTTGGCGCGACACAAGAGGAGATAAACAAATACCTCATGTTGCCTGGTATCGGGATGTATCTGGCCGGTATCTGGATTGTAAATCTGAATTATTGGGGATGTAACCAATACATCACACAACGTGCTTTGGGAGCAGATCTAAAAACTGCCCGTATGGGTATTTTATTTGCAGGTCTTTTGAAACTGTTGATGCCGCTTATCGTCATGTTGCCCGGAATCGCGGCTTATGTGCTCTATAAAAATGGTGCATTGCAAGAGGAAATGGCACCAGGAGGCGTTTTCCATGCTGATAATGCATACTCCGCTATTCTTGGACATTTGCCAAATGGAATGAAAGGCTTGGCTCTGGCAGCGTTGACTGCGGCTATCGTGGCTGGTCTTGCAGGTAAAGCCAATAGTATTGCGACCATCTATACCTTGGATATCTATAAAAAGTATATCAACACGGCAGCATCTGAAGCGAAAATGGTGTGGATCGGAAAAATTACGATCGTGGTATCGATCGTGGTCGCGGTATTATTTACGTGGAACGATACGTTGGGTATCGGTGGAGCTGGTGGATTTACCTTTATTCAAAAATATACAGGTTTTATCAGTCCAGGGGTATTTGCCATGTTTTTACTGGGGATGTTTTGGAAACGCACGACAGGACCTGCTGCCATAACGGGTTTGATTTCAGGTTTCGGTCTGTCCATCTTCTTCAACGAATTTGCGACAAAAGTATTTGGTCCTGAAACGTGGTTGTATACAGCATATATCAATAAAAGTGGCCACTATGAAATTCCATTCCAGATCTGTATGGGATTGGCTTTCGCGTTTACGTTAGCTTTGATGATCGGGGTGAGTTTGTTTGGTCCAAAAGAGAATCCAAAAGCATTTGCACTTGATAAAAAGATGTTCAAAGTA